Within the Medicago truncatula cultivar Jemalong A17 chromosome 4, MtrunA17r5.0-ANR, whole genome shotgun sequence genome, the region TGTATCCGaactttaaaaacttttttatatataaaaaagaaataagagaACAGccaatctaataaaaaaaaagtaaaagtattatttttaggTAGATTATAACAAAGTGACGCACACATGTTATGATTTTGATCATCACTTATCATCATCACCTCCAAATCGAATTCAACTTAGGTCGTGTTGGACTCAACTGGTGGTTGcactttataaaaaagaagaagaagaagaagaggaccAACAAAACAACTCATAACCCACAATACAAAGAATATtccattaatattatttttctgctcgataattcaattcaattccaGGTATTACATACTGTTTCTTCCAAACCAAAACACaaacaagacaaaaacaaacacCTTGGTGCGGTAAAAggtttttgatgatttgttaCGGTGTTGTTGTTTGATTCAACGATGAAGAAGAAACCCATGGAGAGTGTGAATGATCTGATCCAAGAGTTTAAGCTCCGCACTCTTTGGTGGGCTCTCTCTATTTTCGCCGTTTCTTATTTCCTCACTCGTAAGTttcactttttttgttgtttgaaatttgaattattaGCTTAAGTTTCATATATTTTGCTTGATGATAGGTTCTAGCATAAGACCATAGTGTGTGTATTTTCTGGTTTactttgtgtttttttctttctttttctttctttgtattcATGTTCCATGTGTTGATTATCTGTCACAGATACAAGTAAATCGATGTGGATGAATGTGCCGATGTCAATTCTATTTGTTTGTGCTCTGCGCATTATTGTAAATAATGTGGAATTTCGTTGGAAGGTTAAACAACCTAGATCACATACATATTTATCACATTTGGAGAAAAAACAGTTGTCTTTGAATGATCCGCGTCTCTCTAGTGTACCTCCCCCGGTAAAGTGGAAGAGGAAAATTGATTCTCCTGTTGTGGAGGATGCAATGGCTGATTTCATTGATAAGATTTTGAAGGATTTCGTGGTTGATTTGTGGTACTCGGAGATTACTCCGGATAGGGAGTTTCCTGATCAGATACGCGCTATAATCATGGATGTTCTTGCTGAAATATCAGCAAGGGTTAAAGAGATAAATCTTGTCGACTTGTTGACAAGGTATGCTGCTTTTCCTGTCCTATGATGCCTGCCAAAGATAAAGTATTATGAAAACTACTGATTTTTGTTCTGATTTATTTACGTTTCAGGGATTTAGTTGATTTAGTAGGCGATCACTTGGAACTTTTTAGAAGAAATCAAGCGGCTATAGGTGTCGACGTTATGAAAACATTATCTACAGAGGAGAGGGATGACAGATTGAAATTCCATTTGTTGAACTCTAAGGAGCTTCATCCAGCACTAAGATCTCCCGAGAGTGAGTACAAGGTGTGAGTGGATCAGTGGAGTGTTCCAATGATATacaatgtttcttttgtttgagaACTATTTCTTATTATCTTATCTGACGAATGAATGCTCTTTTTGTAGGTTCTTCAGCGGCTAATGAGTGCACTTTTAGCTACAGTACTAAGACAACGTGAAGCACAGTGTCCCGTGATTCGCTCAATATCTCGGGAACTTTTGACTTGCTTGGTGATGCAACCTGTTATGAATTTGGCAAGCCCTGGGTATGTCGTTGAATATTGtcacatttatttttgtaataattacttttttgggGAGATGGATCTTAACAATATGAGCTCTATGGAATGGTTGCTACATCATATTCAAGATTTTGAATAGTCTTTTAAGTTGTGTTTTTGTAGGGAGTCGGGGGGGTTTTCGTAGGTCTAAAACATATTTAGGGCCCATTTGGTTAAGTAGGCAGAATATGGGAAGATACAAAAGAGGGCTGAATGGAAATGATATTCATCGTTATGGCGCAGAGTATGAATGTACTTTATTGTTCACCTCATATTTATGCCATGTCATTGTCAATGAAGTCCGAAGTGATTTTATTCTGTTTCGGctgttattttttgaagttgtgGTTTTAAAACTAGAAAGAGTATGATGAGGCcattgataatattaattttaaatcagATTTTAGAATAAGTCAAAGGAAAGAACTATTTTATTGAAAGAATAAAAGTTAGAAAGATAATGGGATAGAAATCTCTTCTGCAAGGGTTTCCTCTTCTACAACAGAGTCACTACTCTATTCGCAAAAGTTTACAGTACTCAATAATATTCTCTCCAACTCAATAACctccctatttattatacatgaaaaaaactactccctccgtttctaaatataagcaaaattgactttttaggttcattcaattaatgatgtatgtggtccatattaattgactttttaggttcattcaattaatgatgtatgtggtccataatatttagaaacggagggagtaccccATTAGCTGATAACTTCCCTAACTAACTCCTAGGGCTGAGCATCGGGCGGGTTCGGTCTGAAAAGTACCCATCTGAATGAAACTGCCAGTGGAAAATAGGCACCCATTCTTGACTGTCGAAGGCTCCGGTTTAGGCGGGTTTCGGGTTGTGTTGGAGACAGGTTATATGGGTGGGTTCCTTTGGTTTGGTCAGAAGAAACAATCTCAATGCCAGGTGATAATTTCAAGCAACAACACATTCAAGCCGGAACACTTCAAGTCGTGCTACACCTAGAATCTTCCTGCAGTTTCACACCTTCAGATGTTTGCAAAACCATGATCTCCTTCTGTTTAGCAAATAGCTTTGTcggaaaggaagaaaaagaattgGAAACAAACAAGGGAGTATTGAAAAAGGAGTGAACAAGATAAACATACAAGCATACAATGCAAAAATAAAGGTGCAGAAAGCATTGAAACAGTAATGGATCTGCATCTTGGAAAATTTATTTTGCAGTAGACTTAGAGATAAGGAGGAttcacaaaaatatattttccttttttatttatattacataatacttttagtttttattaatattagatGATACTTTTAGCTTGTTTATTGTGAGCAGTAGTAGTAGTATGGGACATTGGCAGAGGATAAGGACGGTGGAAAGACACAGGGAGAGAGGAAATATTGATAAATGGGAAACGTGTGTGGTATagaggaaaaagaaagaaagttgaCTGACTTTAACAAGTAACAATTGGTCTCACTCTGTCAGATAGTTATACATACTTTGAGGTTCGGTCGGGTATGGGTATCGATAGATTTCATTTTCCAGAACCGCACCCGACCGTATCAGCCCACTCTTAAAGTGAATTAATGCATTTTAATACCCGAAACCCAATCAAACCCGCCATAGAACCCAATTTTGTTTCGGTTTTATCGGGTTCCGGGCGAGTCACCATCTTTTGCTTAGACCTATTAACTCCTTATCGCATATCCTAACATCTGCTAATCCTGATCGTTGTGATTCCATTTCGAAACAATGGCTTTGTGTTTTGTCCAACTATCATACCCTCCTGTTTCATCAAAAACCAGTACCGAAACTTTAAGATTTATATTTAGGTTTAAAAGAGCAAATCGTATTGTTTAACTGAGAACATCATTAACCAAGGATCTCGTAAAAGTTTAAGCTGTTGGGTGAGGACACTTCAGTGATTTTATACTATATATGTCTAACATGGTCCCGCATGCTGGGACGGAGGGAGAAGGGGGACTGGCAGGTGCCATGGCCACCACCGAGTTTTATAATTCATTCGAGTGTTACATGGTTAATTACTTTATGGCCCCATGATAGGTTAATTACCTTATGGCCCCATAATTGGTTAATTACTAAGCAATTTTGCCGTAAACAGTAGCTAGGTCGAatcgttgttttattttgtagcatgcaaaacatattatataaatattagaGTTTTGTTGTGTTCATGGTCCCTCTGAATTATGATTCCTGACGTCGTCGCTGCCCTCACGCAATAGCTCTTTAAGCTTGCAGTGTTCATAATGCATAGGTGCACCTACCATGTGCtgaaattcaactttttaatgaatgaatggTGATGGCAAGGATCAATCTCTAGAAACTTGGTCATTGAGAACTCCAATACCATGTTGAGAACCAATTATACCAAAAGCTTATGCTATTTGGATTTTGGTGAAGACACGTAAATTGATTTTATGCTACATTTTTAACTTCAATTGAAAACATGTTAACACAGAATTTGTAGACCGTTTGCTTcctgatttaaaaaataaacacatcATTTTTTATCCATGAGATGGAAATATCGGGTtcgcatttttcaatttcatttatttttcttatcgtAACCTACTTGTAATAAAATATGCAAATCTTTTTGTCAGGTTTATAAACGAGCTGATTGAAACACTTCTACTTCTCCTTAACGACAACGATAGTAAAAAGTGGATGGGTGGCGATCAGTCAACTAATGTAGCAAGTCATCATCATGGTAACTCTGTTGCTAATAGCGGCGGACATGACAATCTCACAGCCTCTAGTAAGCATCCACCTTTATACCAAGGAACTGAGATGACATTGGCTAAAATGAGCGACCGGGGAGAGACATCCTTACAAAATAATTCAGTCCATCAAAAATCTTCACAGCCCAAGCCTGCTGATTGGGCACAAATGTTGGAGGTTGCAACTCAGAGGAGAACTGAAATTCTTATGCCCGAGAATCTTGAGAACATGTGGGCAAAAGGAAGAAATTACAAAAGGAAAGAGAACAAAATTGTCAAAACTGGATCTCAGGATCTTCACACCAAGAGTTCTGCTACTGACCGTTCATTGCTGAATAGAAAAATGAACCAGGAAACGTTAGTGAGTAAACATGGAAAGCATGAAGCTGCTGAAGTGAAGTCTTCTCTACCTTCAACGCATGCCTTGACTTCGGATCCCCTACAAAGTGTTGCATCTACAAATATTTCAGAATCTTCGCAATACCCAGACAAGACGTCATCGTTCGAGGGAGAGCTTAGAGTTGATAAAATGAAGGGCACAAAggatcttgcttctgatgggtATAAAAGTTCGTTAAAGAGGTCTAGCAGTGCTTCTGCCTTGGCAATCCACCTTAATCAAGAAGGTAGCTCCATTATTTCAGAGTTTTTCAACCCGGAATTTGAGAGGCGCGAAGGATTTCGGGGAAAGAGTTCTTCTGACATGATAGTTAGGAAAGAGGGGCAATTAGCTCCAAAGCTCCGGTGCCGGGTATGCAATTTTGGCTTAAAGTTAAATATCTTTGAGAATAGTATTCTAAAAAGCACATTGATTTAGAATTTACTTTCTTTACTCGTATATCCTTATATAAATCAGAATGGTATTTCTGATAAAATATTTCATTGTGtgtatttgttaatttttgttattgtcTACCAAAACATTGCAGGTTGTGGGAgcatattttgagaaaattgcTTCCACGTCTTTTGCTGTCTACTCAATTGCAGTGACTGATGCACAGAATAGAACTTGGTTTGTAAAAAGAAGGTTTACttctttcttatatttttttagtaataagTGTGCACAAActatatttgattcaaattttatgaacaatTTGATATGAACTGGATTTATACAAGGCTGTAAATAGAATACCAGGATAACTGAGTTGTATTTTCTTGTTTAATCTTTCTCTTTCCCCCTTTTTTGAGTTTAAACTGCTCCGTCGTACGTAATAAATAGGTTCAAATCTCAAAATTGCTTGTTCCGTCTTTATCTATGTACTTTGAATTTATCGTAGGCGACTACCATAATTTCTTTGGGTTtctaattacaaaataaaatgtcaggatcactaaattatattttcatgtCTAATTTTTCTTTCCCTGTTTTGAGTTTAAACTGCTCATCAAACAATAAATATCATCAAGTCTCGCCATCTTTATATATGACTTTACTTACCATAATACAGATACAGGAATTTTGAGCGATTGCATCGACATCTTAAAGATATTCCAAATTACACATTGCATTTGCCTCCTAAAAGGATATTTTCCTCGAACACTGATGATGCCTTTGTACATCAACGCTGCGTTCAGCTTGATAAATATCTCCAGGTATTTTATTCCTTGTtgcaataataaataaattaaattgatagTTTCCTTTCATACTTTTAAATTATCTCTTTGGTTAAATTACGCTGTCTTACTTCAGGATCTCCTGTCAATAGCTAATGTTGCTGAACAACATGAAGTATGGGACTTTTTTAGCGTTTCCTCAAAGGTGTGTATCAGCTTGATGTTTCTTATTATTACTTCTGATAAATTACCTTTTTATAATCTCTATTGGTAATTTTTGGCCGTGAGAAATGACAATAGactattgttttgttttatttctgaAGAACTACTCTTTTGGGAAATCTTCTTCGGTGATGAAGACCTTGGCAGGTATCCTCTTATTAATTGTAACATTTTGTTTTATGTCATAAGGAAGTTTAGAATCCAGGTTGTAGCTATTCTATGTATGGCGACCTCTCTTGTCaatcttgagtttttttttttggaaagacaatcttctattttttaaacttttgaaattGTTCAAAGCCTACTTACCattaaaatacaataataagaaaaattgaATAGGAGTGGAAGAAAAAGCTTCATGCTATGCCATTTTAGTATGCCTTTTCTTGGTTTATTGAGGATTCAAACCCATTAGACCTAACGTTCTATGTCATTGTTTCGGTTAGGTTGAGCATGATATAATAGGGGGCCATGTGACTACTacaatgtattttatttttctgttgaaATTAGGTGTCACTCTTCTATTTCTGTTATAGCAAACTGTCTCTTCAGtgaatgaatttatttattcctaGTTGATAGAAACAGTTTTGCACAGAggcttttctttcattttctttctaataCAAGTTAGATTGTTATATACCTATTTATAAGAGGATTAAGTTGAAGAAAACATGTCATTTTCTTAGTTTATCAATGGTATcaagttgttgttttttttttttttaatgtaatccTAATTTGTAGAAGGTTTtctaaatctaaatttttttactgATTCCAAACACGATGTTTGAATGTTTTATATCAACAGTAAATGTAGATGATGCTGTGGATGATATTGTACGCCAGTTCAAGGGGGTTTCAGATGGTTTAAGGCGAAAAGTTGGTGGATCACCATCCCTCCTCAATGAGGGACCTTCCACATCATTGTACTTGCCTTGGAATGCAGATGAATTGGATAAAAGTACCACACAGCAAAGTGCTACAACAAGTGTGTTAAGTTCTGATACTGAGGACGGTGATAGGAACAGTAATCTAGGCCATGATAATTTTGATAGAGAAGAAGTACAAGATAATGCATTGATTTTGAAAGGTTACCCATCACTGGTAACAGACTATACTGACGAGTCCAGCAACTTGGCTATTGATAGACAGCGTGATCTGTCGGAGGAAGCTAGGATTAGCAATGACGTTCCAACTACAAATTCCATTCTTACTCGCGATAATTTGGAGGATCCTGTTGGAGTGCCACCTGAGGTATGTGTAGTCTGCTGAGTTTGCTTTTTTAAGTCGCACTTCAAATTTAAGTATTTAACTGATGATTGAGAAACTTGGTTCTCTGCCTCCGTACTTAACGGTTTTGCTTCGATTATTTATTAGCTGGTTATTGTTTCAGGACAATATTGCTGACTACAATGCAGCATACGTTGTCAAGCTAGGACTATCATTTATCTCcctttatgaaaaaaaatagccccaaacaaaaagaagaaaataatttgtACTTAACTAAGTTAATTCATTAGCGTGCCAAAAGCTTGGATCATTTTCTTTCATGGCTTGTTGTGTTGTCTATTAGATGTATCCACCAAATATATGAAGAAGCTGAACTATTATTGGCATCCTAACTTTCATAGAATTGTTCTGGTCTTTAAAACTCTGCTACCCCCAATATTTGTCTAATGCTCTGGTAGGAAGTTATTTCCAACAACTGTTTTTAGGTTTCATAAATTATTAAACGAGAGGCGCGAGGCAAACACATTGCTGTTCCCGAAAGTGTTTTGGAGACATGCTTGTTGGTGTATTGTAGTGTAGCCCCTCATTTTCCTCTTCTCTGAAGGGAAAGAATAATGATTGATAACCTGGAGAAAGGAGGAATGGGGTTTTACTTGGAATTACACAGGATATTTTTGGATCTTTGTATTCATTTTTCGTGACAACATCTTTTttgctttaaaatatttttttgaacaagccaaattAATTAGTTTGATATTTTTTGCAGTGGTCCCCACCTAATGTTAGTGTCCCTCTTTTGAATTTGGTTGACAAGATATTTCAGCTTAAGAAAAGAGGTTGGATAAGGTATACTACTCTATCTGGTCAATCTGTAATATTCAAGTTAGTAACTGCTAGAAACAATGGTTAACTCTAtattgtctaattttttttattcttattacAATTTACAGAACCTTCCTTTGGTGTTgctcttttaaatatatttttagcttGCAAGCTATCTTAATGTATTATGTAATTTTGCATGTTGTTAGAGACAAGACTCATTCCTAGACTTGCATTGCACCTAAAGTCTCATGATGTTAGAATGACAAGTCCTTTTGATATGTTAGCCTTTTCATATTTGAGCTCAACATAGTGATGATTGATCAATCTATGCTTCAAGTCCCATATAGTGTGTAATGTGTATGTGTATGAAGTGGAgctttagatatttttttgttgatagtGTACTATTTTGAATTCTGCTTTTAATCTGatgttggaaaaaaaataaagtctagATAGTGTTTTACCAAGGAATAGagatgaatttcatttttatctcAACTACATACATACCAATGCCCATAAGCAGTTTTCAACATTCTTAAGCTGTTTTAAATTGTTACTTTTAGGCTAAGAGGATTTGACTACACAAAATAAGGGCCATGACACTGTTGATCTGTTTAATTTCCCGGACTTGGAAGTAGCTAATATTGCCGTTTCTGTTAATGCAGAGACAGATCATGACACTGTTGATTTGTTTAATTTCCTTGCCTTGGAAGTAGCTAATATTGCCGTTTCTGTTAATGCAGAGACAGATCATGACACTGTTGATTTGTTTAATTTCCTGGACTTGAAAGTAGCTAATATCATAGTTTCTGTTAATGCAGGAGACAGGTGTTTTGGATGTCAAAACAGATATTACAGCTGGTGATGGAAGACGCTATTGATGATTGGCTCCTGATGCAGATTCACTGGCTTCGGAAAGAGGACACTGTTGCACAAGGGATTCGGTGGCTCCAAGATGTAAGgcttttcaaacttttttttctgGGACATTATATGTCAAATTAATGAAGCTTTGTATGCAAATTAACAGAGTAAACTAGGTTACTTGGATGTCGATAGCCTGATTAAATTGCCATTTATTTGTTGGATGTGTGCTTCTAGAGCATTAGATAGATGCTATGGTCTAATTGCTGTTTGCAAGTAGATACTCTAATCGGACAACACATCTGCCTAACCGATACCCAAAAAATAAGCCATATACATCATCTTGTATCTTAACAATTACGAGCATTCCGCTCCACCTAAAGAGACCACAGAACTACATAGGTTTTGCACAGCCAAAAAGTTTACTCTCTTGGCTCCCGCTAAAGCTCTCAAACTAGTCAAAACAAACTGCTCCAAGTTATGAGAATGAACCAACTCCAAGTACTCATCAAAAGCCAAAAGGCACTCTCACTCTGAATGCAGTTTATTTCTGGTCAAGTAGTTTTCTAGTAGACATGcagaatttggattttttttttttcccgtACTGATGCCACTGCCTGTTTTCTATTAGACATGTAGTTCATTTTGTGCTTCTTTTTTGCTTCTTGAACTTGGATGAAATCATCAAcggataaaaatgtaaaaaataaaaataaaatcatgttaTGACATTGGCTTGTGCATATGTTTCATGTTCTGTGGCCATGTTTTCAGGTCCTCTGGCCTGGTGGTATGTTCTTTACAAGAGTAAGATTACCCCAAATAACAAATGGTGGCAGTGATGAAAAGCCTTCTCAAACAATAAGTGGATCTGGGGGGCGCAACATCACAAAACACGAATCTGGCTCTTTTGAGGAACAGCTTGAAGCTGCTCGTAGAGAAAGTGACATCAAGAAACTGCTCTTtgg harbors:
- the LOC11445171 gene encoding uncharacterized protein, coding for MKKKPMESVNDLIQEFKLRTLWWALSIFAVSYFLTHTSKSMWMNVPMSILFVCALRIIVNNVEFRWKVKQPRSHTYLSHLEKKQLSLNDPRLSSVPPPVKWKRKIDSPVVEDAMADFIDKILKDFVVDLWYSEITPDREFPDQIRAIIMDVLAEISARVKEINLVDLLTRDLVDLVGDHLELFRRNQAAIGVDVMKTLSTEERDDRLKFHLLNSKELHPALRSPESEYKVLQRLMSALLATVLRQREAQCPVIRSISRELLTCLVMQPVMNLASPGFINELIETLLLLLNDNDSKKWMGGDQSTNVASHHHGNSVANSGGHDNLTASSKHPPLYQGTEMTLAKMSDRGETSLQNNSVHQKSSQPKPADWAQMLEVATQRRTEILMPENLENMWAKGRNYKRKENKIVKTGSQDLHTKSSATDRSLLNRKMNQETLVSKHGKHEAAEVKSSLPSTHALTSDPLQSVASTNISESSQYPDKTSSFEGELRVDKMKGTKDLASDGYKSSLKRSSSASALAIHLNQEGSSIISEFFNPEFERREGFRGKSSSDMIVRKEGQLAPKLRCRVVGAYFEKIASTSFAVYSIAVTDAQNRTWFVKRRYRNFERLHRHLKDIPNYTLHLPPKRIFSSNTDDAFVHQRCVQLDKYLQDLLSIANVAEQHEVWDFFSVSSKNYSFGKSSSVMKTLAVNVDDAVDDIVRQFKGVSDGLRRKVGGSPSLLNEGPSTSLYLPWNADELDKSTTQQSATTSVLSSDTEDGDRNSNLGHDNFDREEVQDNALILKGYPSLVTDYTDESSNLAIDRQRDLSEEARISNDVPTTNSILTRDNLEDPVGVPPEWSPPNVSVPLLNLVDKIFQLKKRGWIRRQVFWMSKQILQLVMEDAIDDWLLMQIHWLRKEDTVAQGIRWLQDVLWPGGMFFTRVRLPQITNGGSDEKPSQTISGSGGRNITKHESGSFEEQLEAARRESDIKKLLFDGAPTTLVSLIGHNQYRRCARDIYYFSQSPVCMKQLAYAILELLLVSIFPEMRNVVLSVHENMNVHQAP